TGGCCATatccaaaaatatttgatatttaaCATCTAATAACTTCCGATCAGGATCCTCTTTGTCGTTGGGTACAACCACTTTACCACCACCCGTTAAATTCACCATTACATCCCATAAAATTTCACCACTGGATAgaaatttatctttttctaattccTTTTGATTATTAGTTTTCGCAGTGGTATCAAAACTTAGCAAtccatcatcatcttcctcttcttctccaCCATAACTCTTCTTCCATAAACTATCGTTACTACTAGCGCCatcaaaataatcattCATATTAGGAAATGGGTATGCACTACCGACTATATGCGAAGTAGATGCTGTTGCAGTTGGTGCAGTATAAGGTGATGGTGTGTTATCCACACTGAAAGTGCTATCAAGTAGCTGCCCCTTTTTCATAAATGCAAATGCTGGATTATTTGGAGCAACCTGTTTGTGTAATAATGACATTCTTCTCCTAGATTGAGCAGGGGTATTccccttttctttcctctctttatcaaaatatttagaaGCAACTGCACCCAATAAAGCAGATCCAAAAACAACTGCTGCGTCAATATATCTGGGGATAATAATGGGTAATCCAGTACAATCAGCCAACAACCTCATCAACAACCCGTTACGACATTGACCACCACTTAAAAATATGGCTCTTAAGTCATGTCCACTCTCGCACATAGTTTCAACAATTTGTCTTGTTTGCTGTGCAATAAATTCACAAGCACCCAAATACATTATAGCTAAATCATCAATGGAATTATCCATAGACTGCCCAATAATGGCTGCTCTCATATTCGGATCAGCAATTGGCGATCTATTTCCATGATAATCACCatagaaaaacaaatgtCTAGCCAAGCTGACGACAGATCTTTCACCTCTAGCTTCTTTCAAGTATTCCAACCTgctatttaaaaaatcaaatctAGATACGTTTGCAGTGTCTGCCTGTTTAGCCAATTCAGTAAATGCAGAATGTGTACTTAGAACATGTGCCAACAACGCACCTGTACAACTCTGCCCACCTTCAGCTAGCCAATAATTTTTAGCCATAACATCCCTATAAGGACCCCACACACCTTGCACAAATATCGGTTTTTCGCTCATTGCAATGTGACAAGTGGAAGTACCAGCAACAGCAGCCAACCTACCCGTGGCTATGCTAAtcccttttttattcttatccAATTCTACCAACTGGGGTATGTCAACATCTGCCTTTGCAGCAACAGTACCAATCCAACCTGCGTAAGCATCAATAACACCGCTTCCAACAACGCAATTAGTGGTGATTCCCAACTCCTTAGCAACTTCTTCATTAATAATCCCAACAAACTCACCGGCActtaaaaaagaagaagcgTCACCACCCAGCTTGGCAAAATTATCCTCGCATAACGCCTGTAACCcaatttcatttaaaaattcaacaTCCCAACCCTTAACAGAACCTTCAACACCAATCGGTAATAAACCTTGCTTGCACACTGTGGAACAGTAgct
This Saccharomycodes ludwigii strain NBRC 1722 chromosome II, whole genome shotgun sequence DNA region includes the following protein-coding sequences:
- a CDS encoding putative phosphotransferase (similar to Saccharomyces cerevisiae YDR109C | putative kinase), with amino-acid sequence MQAPDGICASHASLSLLHKKLLQQTANASSSTNLVSIYPELNQYYIGVDVGTGSARACIIDSTGNILSLSERPIQKEMLVPNYITQSSTEIWHAICHCVRNCVKDSGVDKERIHGIGFDATCSLVVIDRETHEEIGIGPNFQNNDQNIILWMDHRAVEETKMINRTGSKVLKYVGGQMSIEMEIPKIKWLQNNLPAEVFAKCEFFDLADYLTFKATGKKNRSYCSTVCKQGLLPIGVEGSVKGWDVEFLNEIGLQALCEDNFAKLGGDASSFLSAGEFVGIINEEVAKELGITTNCVVGSGVIDAYAGWIGTVAAKADVDIPQLVELDKNKKGISIATGRLAAVAGTSTCHIAMSEKPIFVQGVWGPYRDVMAKNYWLAEGGQSCTGALLAHVLSTHSAFTELAKQADTANVSRFDFLNSRLEYLKEARGERSVVSLARHLFFYGDYHGNRSPIADPNMRAAIIGQSMDNSIDDLAIMYLGACEFIAQQTRQIVETMCESGHDLRAIFLSGGQCRNGLLMRLLADCTGLPIIIPRYIDAAVVFGSALLGAVASKYFDKERKEKGNTPAQSRRRMSLLHKQVAPNNPAFAFMKKGQLLDSTFSVDNTPSPYTAPTATASTSHIVGSAYPFPNMNDYFDGASSNDSLWKKSYGGEEEEDDDGLLSFDTTAKTNNQKELEKDKFLSSGEILWDVMVNLTGGGKVVVPNDKEDPDRKLLDVKYQIFLDMANTQREYRKKVDEVESLNKKMEDLKV